From the genome of Drosophila melanogaster chromosome 2L, one region includes:
- the elB gene encoding elbow B, isoform D has translation MLQSSNHHYLRPDYMTAAAAPTAQLDNKSSPLALLAQTCSAIGADTTNPKLLAANIEKSTKQLQHHPKGSSGSGGSGSFGLSQQASMDGSARDKSSPVSSHSSSVSTGSVEQQQLPPAHGSSSSSKPTPTTFKPYEPNNNISNITTAADCGATNLSSNNTSAQQRVKTPKSMTNGGGQRCDSNQSASSQHRESPTAAGSLRRTPTSGLAGGVMQHNGSPGLPPTASTTPGRSNSKESAAMHSPSAAAAAAAAAAQIASSNRLQEAALAAAKEANYVKALHAASQQGSASAAAAAASYYPPGYGSPYSMDLMTASSLMSPHHAMFKASAMNPYLNYARMKGLTEQSMMAATPNVCRDPYCTGCPASPHYINKAAGQPCPAGCPQCEGGGGGGGGSSKSSGSQGGSGGSSSAAAAAAAAAASSYHAQLAALAAASQMPYVCSWIGSDAAYCGKRFGTSDDLFQHLRTHTASVPDAVLSAAAAGGIPPNHPLFQRTYPTPPLSPLSAARYHPYGKPSMLPPSLAPPGMPGLPPHPALAQYFAPYSLYGPRMGSSHP, from the exons CAGCTGGACAACAAAAGCAGTCCGTTGGCGCTATTGGCCCAAACATGCAGCGCCATCGGGGCGGATACCACAAACCCCAAGCTGCTGGCGGCGAACATCGAGAAGTCCACAAAGCAACTGCAGCACCACCCAAAGGGCTCGAGTGGATCGGGTGGATCCGGCTCCTTTGGCCTCAGCCAGCAGGCATCAATGGATGGCAGTGCACGCGATAAATCCTCACCGGTTAGCAGTCATTCATCCAGCGTTAGCACCGGTTCcgtggagcagcagcaattgcCCCCCGCCcatggcagcagcagcagcagcaaaccGACACCGACCACATTTAAGCCCTACGAGCCgaacaacaacatcagcaatATAACCACAGCCGCCGATTGCGGCGCCACAAATCTCAGTAGCAACAACACCAGTGCCCAGCAGCGGGTTAAGACCCCCAAATCGATGACGAACGGCGGTGGCCAGCGTTGCGACTCGAACCAAAGTGCCAGCTCGCAGCACCGGGAATCGCCGACAGCAGCCGGCTCACTGAGAAGGACCCCCACCTCGGGCCTGGCTGGTGGTGTGATGCAGCATAATGGCAGTCCCGGCCTGCCGCCAACCGCCTCCACCACGCCCGGTCGCAGCAACTCCAAAGAGTCGGCCGCCATGCACAGTCCCagtgcagcggcagcggcagcggcggcggctgccCAAATCGCCAGCTCGAATCGCCTGCAGGAAGCCGCCCTCGCCGCCGCCAAGGAGGCCAACTATGTGAAGGCTCTGCACGCGGCCAGCCAGCAAGGATCCgcctcagcagcagcagctgctgcatcCTATTATCCACCCG GTTACGGCAGCCCCTATTCCATGGACTTGATGACCGCCAGCTCGTTGATGTCGCCACACCACGCCATGTTCAAGGCGTCGGCGATGAATCCGTATCTGAACTACGCCCGAATGAAGGGGCTGACGGAGCAGTCGATGATGGCGGCCACGCCGAATGTGTGCCGCGATCCCTATTGCACCGGATGTCCGGCCAGTCCGCACTACATAAACAAGGCGGCAGGTCAGCCGTGTCCGGCGGGATGTCCGCAGTGCGAGGGAGGTGGAGGCGGCGGAGGTGGTTCATCCAAATCCAGCGGAAGCCAAGGCGGATCGGGTGGTTCATCGAgtgcggcagcagcggcggcggcggcagctgccTCCTCGTACCACGCCCAGTTGGCCGCCCTGGCCGCTGCCTCCCAGATGCCGTACGTCTGCTCGTGGATCGGCAGCGATGCCGCGTACTGTGGCAAGCGATTCGGCACCTCCGACGACCTGTTCCAGCATCTGCGCACCCATACGGCCTCCGTTCCGGACGCAGTACTGAGTGCAGCGGCCGCCGGCGGTATACCGCCCAATCATCCGCTTTTCCAGCGCACCTATCCCACCCCGCCGCTGAGTCCGCTGTCGGCGGCCCGTTATCATCCGTACGGTAAGCCATCGATGCTGCCGCCCTCGTTGGCGCCACCCGGAATGCCCGGACTGCCGCCACATCCGGCGCTGGCCCAATATTTTGCACCGTACTCGTTATACGGTCCCAGGATGGGATCTTCGCATCCGTAG
- the elB gene encoding elbow B, isoform C, with amino-acid sequence MLQSSNHHYLRPDYMTAAAAPTALDNKSSPLALLAQTCSAIGADTTNPKLLAANIEKSTKQLQHHPKGSSGSGGSGSFGLSQQASMDGSARDKSSPVSSHSSSVSTGSVEQQQLPPAHGSSSSSKPTPTTFKPYEPNNNISNITTAADCGATNLSSNNTSAQQRVKTPKSMTNGGGQRCDSNQSASSQHRESPTAAGSLRRTPTSGLAGGVMQHNGSPGLPPTASTTPGRSNSKESAAMHSPSAAAAAAAAAAQIASSNRLQEAALAAAKEANYVKALHAASQQGSASAAAAAASYYPPGYGSPYSMDLMTASSLMSPHHAMFKASAMNPYLNYARMKGLTEQSMMAATPNVCRDPYCTGCPASPHYINKAAGQPCPAGCPQCEGGGGGGGGSSKSSGSQGGSGGSSSAAAAAAAAAASSYHAQLAALAAASQMPYVCSWIGSDAAYCGKRFGTSDDLFQHLRTHTASVPDAVLSAAAAGGIPPNHPLFQRTYPTPPLSPLSAARYHPYGKPSMLPPSLAPPGMPGLPPHPALAQYFAPYSLYGPRMGSSHP; translated from the exons CTGGACAACAAAAGCAGTCCGTTGGCGCTATTGGCCCAAACATGCAGCGCCATCGGGGCGGATACCACAAACCCCAAGCTGCTGGCGGCGAACATCGAGAAGTCCACAAAGCAACTGCAGCACCACCCAAAGGGCTCGAGTGGATCGGGTGGATCCGGCTCCTTTGGCCTCAGCCAGCAGGCATCAATGGATGGCAGTGCACGCGATAAATCCTCACCGGTTAGCAGTCATTCATCCAGCGTTAGCACCGGTTCcgtggagcagcagcaattgcCCCCCGCCcatggcagcagcagcagcagcaaaccGACACCGACCACATTTAAGCCCTACGAGCCgaacaacaacatcagcaatATAACCACAGCCGCCGATTGCGGCGCCACAAATCTCAGTAGCAACAACACCAGTGCCCAGCAGCGGGTTAAGACCCCCAAATCGATGACGAACGGCGGTGGCCAGCGTTGCGACTCGAACCAAAGTGCCAGCTCGCAGCACCGGGAATCGCCGACAGCAGCCGGCTCACTGAGAAGGACCCCCACCTCGGGCCTGGCTGGTGGTGTGATGCAGCATAATGGCAGTCCCGGCCTGCCGCCAACCGCCTCCACCACGCCCGGTCGCAGCAACTCCAAAGAGTCGGCCGCCATGCACAGTCCCagtgcagcggcagcggcagcggcggcggctgccCAAATCGCCAGCTCGAATCGCCTGCAGGAAGCCGCCCTCGCCGCCGCCAAGGAGGCCAACTATGTGAAGGCTCTGCACGCGGCCAGCCAGCAAGGATCCgcctcagcagcagcagctgctgcatcCTATTATCCACCCG GTTACGGCAGCCCCTATTCCATGGACTTGATGACCGCCAGCTCGTTGATGTCGCCACACCACGCCATGTTCAAGGCGTCGGCGATGAATCCGTATCTGAACTACGCCCGAATGAAGGGGCTGACGGAGCAGTCGATGATGGCGGCCACGCCGAATGTGTGCCGCGATCCCTATTGCACCGGATGTCCGGCCAGTCCGCACTACATAAACAAGGCGGCAGGTCAGCCGTGTCCGGCGGGATGTCCGCAGTGCGAGGGAGGTGGAGGCGGCGGAGGTGGTTCATCCAAATCCAGCGGAAGCCAAGGCGGATCGGGTGGTTCATCGAgtgcggcagcagcggcggcggcggcagctgccTCCTCGTACCACGCCCAGTTGGCCGCCCTGGCCGCTGCCTCCCAGATGCCGTACGTCTGCTCGTGGATCGGCAGCGATGCCGCGTACTGTGGCAAGCGATTCGGCACCTCCGACGACCTGTTCCAGCATCTGCGCACCCATACGGCCTCCGTTCCGGACGCAGTACTGAGTGCAGCGGCCGCCGGCGGTATACCGCCCAATCATCCGCTTTTCCAGCGCACCTATCCCACCCCGCCGCTGAGTCCGCTGTCGGCGGCCCGTTATCATCCGTACGGTAAGCCATCGATGCTGCCGCCCTCGTTGGCGCCACCCGGAATGCCCGGACTGCCGCCACATCCGGCGCTGGCCCAATATTTTGCACCGTACTCGTTATACGGTCCCAGGATGGGATCTTCGCATCCGTAG